The sequence tagtgAAATAATTTAGATATGGAGTTGACAAATTCAGTATTAATGAAGAAATCACATTAACTTGGTATGttcaaaatgaaattttttatcaactatttaaatgagattaatacgaataaattttttattttaaatctaatttaattttaacgtagagtaaaatttataatttgtgactatttattttatttataaatttaaaattaaaccgtattgtcattaaataatatgaaataataaataaatattcttaatatatCCAATTAagtaaaatctattttttaattaatcattaaaaataatttgtgttaaagataattgataataatattaattttaaataaatttaatatttaataataattttaaaaattaaaaatataattttaaattatcaatttattctattaaattttaatataataaaaaaatagaaaaactctTATATTAGGtcaaattataagaaataaatagtttaacccagaagaaaataacaatgaaCCATGATTCGTTATATTTTcgttaaaaaaattcaaaatttttgtGCCGACTCATCTAAGTTTCTTAGGCTGACTCATCTCTCACAAAAGAAACACAAGCAGTCCACGGTGGAAATCCAAAACGCCAGAAACATGACCAATCATAGACCTTTATCTaacaaaagaaacgaaaatAGTCCATGCTGGCAATCCTCTCCCTAGAAACCTACCAATCCGAAACGGAATTGTACCGAGTTTCGAAAACACCGACTCAACTTATTTCGCTCTCACATAAGAAACACAACTCGTCCATATCGTCATCTTTTCCTAATTAACTAAACCGAACAACCTCCTTTATTCCTCTATATATAAGGACAACACCTCTACAAAATCAGATTTCTTTCAGCGTCGAAGCTTATCATTCTCTACGGTGTTCAGATTAAGGTTAATTGCAAGTATTCTCTTGAGTTCTTCTCGAAATGGCTCGTACGAAGCAAACTGCTCGCAAATCAACTGGTGGAAAGGCTCCAAGGAAGCAGCTCGCCACCAAGGTGTGTTTCCCTATGGTTTTCCCTGCTTTAAAATTGTTTTGTTATCATGGGGTTTCTTTGATGTAATTACTTCTGTGGTTTTGCTTAATTCTGGGTTTTTGGATTTTCCCGTTAAGTTTCTCAATTATGCTCAATTGTGATCTGACTGATCGAGATTAATTTTCATTCAGGCTGCTAGAAAATCCGCGCCAACGACTGGCGGTGTCAAGAAGCCTCACCGTTACCGTCCTGGAACTGTTGCTCTTCGGTAAATTATTTCCCCAGTTTCAGTGTAATTGTTGTCTTATTGTTGTGGTGTCAAACTCTAATGAAAAACCCTTATTAATATATGAACAGTGAAATTCGCAAATATCAAAAGAGTACTGAACTTTTGATCCGCAAATTGCCATTCCAGCGTCTTGTTCGTGAAATTGCACAAGATTTCAAGGTATAATATCAtggttcatatttaattataatttagcaGCAATTTGATAACAGAATCAGTGATTTCTGACGTCTGTTGTTATTTCAGACGGACTTAAGGTTTCAGAGTCACGCGGTCCTTGCACTTCAAGAGGCCGCAGAAGCATATCTGGTGGGTCTATTTGAGGACACCAATCTGTGCGCTATTCATGCCAAGAGGGTAACAATTATGCCCAAGGATATTCAACTTGCCAGACGAATTCGTGGCGAACGTGCTTAATTGGATTTTAGTATTTCGTGGTTTGTTAGTTTTCATGATAGTTGTTGTTAGCTTCTATATTTTTGTCTTTTCACTCCTTGCTGTAAAgttcatataatattttgataaacaaCGCTATTATTTCCGCATTGTAATGCGATGTTGCTTTTCCTTTCTGGATTATTTGttgtttcaaatttattactATACTAAATGCTCAAATTCCCAGAAAATTACAGATTTATATTGATTTCTCACACAAGAGTGCAGTTATCATCATTCTTCAAACCCATTGATAATTCGTGCAAATATAGGAGTTAATATGTTTGAGATCTCTGCTTTCCAAAAGTAGTGCCACTCGTATCGAAGTACCGAATGGTACTCGTTCCTGTGTGCCTTTCTTTTTGAAAGCATtgctataaatttaattgattattgGTTATAGATTTATGAGTACTATTTTTGATGAAtggaatttataaataataaattatagaagTGTAGttgaattcaaataaaaatagttattgtttatatatttaatcatatgCTACgagagattttaaatttttggatTTCCTGGTTTACAAGCGAATCCTAATTTGCTAATTCAGCGTGAATAGAAGATAGTAAAAAAGGCAGAACCATCGGTTAGAGTGGAAATGTTTGTTTGgatgttttaattatatttaatccatatattaatcataaatataatgtGAAATACATTATGTTAgtaattatgttattttagtatgagtaactaatttgagtttaataaaaagcaaattcttatttaatatataattggaAATACCTAAAATcgactaatttttatataatatgacaatcgttgattaaaataatttattttattgggaACGCATCTGTGAATgctattataaataagaatttctaaattattttatacaaaCTGTATGGTCGATTTTGAATTTGCTCGACttgtatttgattatatttatgataaaaaaaaaaagatttttaataaaaaaatacgaaaacattaaaaattttgcAGTAATAATTAGTTGTTTTGCTTTCTTCATTGATAATGGTAGGGGAAAAGATAGTAATGCGAATGGTGGTGAAGAACTTATAGCATCTATCTgtattataacttttatttaaagacaaaagtatgtaaattaatagataaataaaaaaaatctattgcTTAAAATATGTTGCTGCAAATTGTTGTAATTTGAGGTTTATGCGTTTTTGGCTGGTCAAGTGGGTCGGGTGGTCCAAGATTAAGGGAACTGATTTTATGCGTCGATTAAATTGGAGTTTTGAGTTTATGCAGTTGGGAATGGATAGATGGTCTGTCTCACAAAAGAAACACAACTCCTCCAAGCTGGCAATCCGACATTAAAAAGACTAACCAATCAGATACGCGAATATGGATTAAAGGCTGTTTCAGAAAAATCGGTGATCTCCGCATAATATCGTTGAAGACTTCCAAGTCCACGTTCTCCCCAGTCATTTTCTAAAAGTCGACCCGCCTATTGCATCACTCCTgttgtctctctctctctctctctctctatatatatatatatatatattatatatatatatataaggccCGTACCTCTATTTTTGTTTCTCgtctctttctttatcttcttgAGCTGTCTCTCGCAAGTACAGAATCTTAACAACACTTcacttcaattttatttagttaatctAAAGTGGAATGGCTCGTACCAAACAAACTGCTCGCAAATCAACCGGTGGAAAGGCTCCCAGGAAGCAGCTTGCCACAAAGGTATGTTTCGCTTTGCCTTCTCTCAAGTTCTTAATGTCTTCATTTAGCCTTCAACTTTCGGAAGTACATTTGATTATTAACCATTATATATTCTATTCCAGGGTCTCAAAAATTTTATACTCGTTTTAAAAGAATCAATTAAGTcgtaattcttttttcttttttctaattcgTGCAAATTACTGCCATATTAGGCTGCTAGGAAATCTGCTCCAACTACAGGTGGAGTCAAGAAGCCTCATCGTTATCGCCCAGGAACCGTGGCTCTCCGGTACTAGTTTCTCTaatttgaatttcatatatacatattctGTAGTCATCAATTTGTCTAAATCATTCACTAACTGCAAAACGTTCCTTTGTTCAATCAATAACAGAGAAATCAGAAAGTATCAAAAGAGCACTGAACTTTTGATCCGCAAATTGCCCTTCCAGCGTCTCGTTCGTGAAATCGCTCAAGATTTCAAGGTATTTTTTACGTTCCTTCTTTTCTAAACAGATTGTATTGTTAACTTGGGGATATCTATTTCTAAACCTGTGCATTTTGTTTGACAGACGGATTTGAGGTTCCAGAGCCATGCGGTGCTTGCGCTTCAAGAGGCTGCAGAGGCATATCTGGTGGGTCTGTTTGAGGATACCAATCTCTGTGCTATTCACGCCAAGCGGGTAACAATCATGCCTAAAGACATACAATTGGCCAGGCGTATTCGTGGTGAACGCGCttagattgatttttaaacaTGTCTTcttctttacttttcttttttttttaaaaaaattctataaacTGTGTCTGTCTGAAATCACCATAATCTCATTGTGATTTCAAATCGTCCCATATTCTTTTTGCTATCGATGGAATTTAATGTTATCTTTTGCTTATTTAGTCATATCTCGTTGTATTACAAGTGTTTGATGCCCACTTTATTGCCATTCATCTCATGGtctgttttgtttttcttctttataattgaaaaattgcATCAACAACCTGCTCTTAAAGCCACAAGATTACAAAGCTGGGTAGCAATCCACTTAATAGCTctataaatactattttcacTGTTGAAGAAGCTACCGGTTTCTTCCTTTCTCGGTCTGTTTTGTTCAATTGTGTTGTTTTTGTGAGAGATTGTAGAAGTTAAACCAATACCAGAGGACCTTCTCAAATCCTATACCTAATTTGCATAGTTTATAGGTTGCAATCATGCTCTGGTATCAAATGGGTATGCTATTCCTGCCTTGTTTTGCTTTTTTGGCAAATTTGTAGCATGCTGTAACTAATACTTGGGGCTTTGATTTGGGGAATTTGCTATAGGCTTGAATTGTCCCTGTTTACGTTTTGAATTATCTCTTAGAACTCGAATACTGGATCCAGTCCCATTATCCAATGCACAAATACAAATCCTGATGTTATGCCTGAGTTTGCTACTCTTCTATACCTGTATGTGTTCTTGCTCTCCGTTAACTATTTCAAATTATTAAGATATGATATGTGAATTATGAGTATATGCATGaaaatttgcttcttttgatgCATAAGAAAACTACTAGAGTATTAGAAAAGTATGGCAGGGTCTACATTCATATTGAACTATAGCTCATTCATTATGCTTCCATTAACATTTGAAGCCTGTTCCGCCTGAgtatttaaaagttttaagtGCTACTGAGTAAAGCCCATAAACCTACGGAAAACACCAACTGGAATGCTTATAAGTTTGGTCGAGTTCGGCTGAAGTTCTAACGGAGCTTAAGATATACTTGTGCCAGAAAGTTTCTAGTTGGGTCGGATACAATTGATGGAGTTTGCGTCGGCTTGAGGTTGGTCCATAGGCTTGTTTCTTGTTAGTTCTGTGAAGCCCAATTAGGACAAGATGATAATTTAGCCCGTGAAGGTGGTGGAAGTTTCCGAATATCACAGCCCAATCTGTTGGCAGAATATGATAGGTTGGGGAAGACAGCAACACTCTGCAGAAGGCAGACGCACCCGTGAACTTTAGCAATTAGGTTCTAAAAACCCGTGACCCACTAACTGCCATCCCCTCCGCACGTAGTTTATGAAGGCCATGATCTTTGTTTTGGACGCAAGTTGAAGTTGCCCCCTTCATTTTTTTTGACTCACATGAATGccatagtattattattatttttaaataagtatGGAACCTAACCCATCTAAATCCCAATGTAGATTTCTGTAGGTTCTGGCAATTTTAACTTTGTTTAACTTCAGCAATTGtctcttattataattattattatttcttctgTAATAAAACACGCTAGCAGTCTGTTTTTGAAGAATTAAGATAGTTTCAGAGTAAGCAGGTTGCTATATGAAAGAATGTGGATTCCTAACATTTAGCTGTGCATACTGGGAAAATGACTTATCTGTCTCTTCTTTATCTACTTGATGAGGTCCTTAAGGGCAAATCTTGTATTGTATGCTAAGCGGGgggaataaagaaaatgacttatctgtttcttttttatctgcTTGATGAGGTCCTTAAGGGCATATCTTGCATGCAATGTTTGGTGCACTAATTTTGAagggagaagaaagaaaataatttatctgtcctttgcattttttaatattatctacTCGCTGTCCTTTAAGGGCAATTTTTTATGCTATGTTTGGTGCTCTAATTTTGTATAGGAaatggaaaaaattaaaagaggaaaaactaaaaggtaaagaaaaaaggaaatcagattttatttcattatttaggATGTTTATTTTAAGGATGACATGGAAAAGTTATTGGAATTTATAGGGAGATAGATTATAAGCGAGAACTAAAGCTCTTACTTCCACCCACCTCATTTTCTTCTCATTCCATCCAGTTTCACCCtatcaaacatataaataCGAATTCCTTGCTTTGACAATTAGTGCCATGAAAACAACATGGTAATGAGGACACTTCATCCACATCCCTTTTGATGATCGGAACCAGAAATCTTAGAATAAAATccaaaacttaaaattttaatacagAGGACAACAGCTGCGATTGATTGATAAGTCACTGATAGAAACACTGTATTAgacgaaaaagaaaaaggagaaagggGGAAAACAGCCCGGTTTTTAATCTTCATGTCGTGAGGTAAGTTTAGTATCTAAAAAGCTGTTGGTTTCTGCTGGCTATATTCCTTTCATGGGTTTTGTATGCATGTCTTATTGCATAGTGGCCCTTTGCTTAAGGTAGCTGATATATTACTGTACCAATTTACTTTCGTCTTTCTTTTTGGAGAATACTTTTGAGAAAAGATTTCCATTTTTCCAAGCCTCGATGTCCGTGTTAGTTCTTTTAGCAAATAAGTGGTTTCTCCATAGTAATCATTTCCATATTGTTTTCGAAGTGGGTTTTTGTCTTGTAATCCTTTCCCTACTTATATAAACAAATCACCCGTAAGATTAAGTCGAGATGCCAAGGGGAGAGGCAAATGAgtacaaaaatataatgtttCCTTTTGTCCGAGAATATTAACGCGTGTACATAACTAACAAATCAGAAGAAATTTACATCTATTCTCTACTGGATCTAATTAATCTTCCACTAAACAAAGACATAAACAGAATTGTTCACACTTTCATTCGCAATTCAATATGTTTAAAAACATCTTATTTCAAACAATGAAAAAGAGCGGAAATTAGAAAGTAATAATGCATGTGACTTCTTTTTATTGGGAATCTGCCTACTATCGAATCTTTTACATGAGGAGGAGGCTAAAAGCctaaaatacatttaaaacCAAACACATCCGAGGAAAAGCTATACCTACGATCAAACCCAACAAATAAACCGAAGATAATTACAGTTAccatctcaattaattaaggTAAATAGGATACAGTTAAGTGAATAGGGAGCTATAAAAATCTCACCTCACTTGAACCCAAATGCCCTCACTCGGTATGTCCTCATGAACCACAAACAACAGATAAAATCCTGGTGGTGCAAGATTCGTCGAACGTGGAGCCGTAACCTGAACATCATAAGTCCCCGTCCCCACATCTGTTACTTTCTCGTTATCAAGAACCAATAATCTCTGGTTCATAGAGAATGAATGTGTTGTAAAAGAAGGGGCTACCATAGTAACTGACACCGTATTTTCAGTCAATCTGCCTGTAACTTTGAACCGCACAGCTAATTTCTGAGCATAGCCGAGTCTAGATTTTGACGCTGGAGAAATGATTGTTGGTCTCAAATTGTTATTTGCTGTGTCTAAATATGCTGGAGAAAATGCTTCTAATCTTAGTTCTGTAGGAAAGAAAACATCCTTACTGAAGTTATAATTTATGTGAGGATTGCTGCCACCAACAAGAACTCTTCCATCTCTAAGCAAGATTGCTGTTGAATGATACATTCTTGGTATGGTACTGGGATTTTGCGACTCGAATCTTGATCCTATTGCATTGTCAGGCTTATATAGGACCGGATTCAGGACTGGGTTCCGGCCATATTCCCATCCAGCAGTCCCTGCTCCGCCACCGTTAACAATTATAACGTTCCCGTTTGGAAGAAAGATCATGTCACCCATGACTCTGGCTTCAGGCATAGTCTCTATAGTCCATTGTGGATTTGCGTCTGTTATCTTCATCCTTCCACAAGTATCTAATGCTTTAACAAAGTTGCCCTTCATAGCTTCGGTGTAAGAACCTTTTGGCGCACCTCCGCATACCAAAACTTCAGCTTCAATATTTTCTGCTTGTAAATTCTTCAATGGAAGCATCACGGCAGAGCCTGTACTAGGATAGGATCGTGGATCACCTCCAGGTATTGTTGGGTAAGTTTTGACCACCTTAGCAACCTTGTAATCGAACATTATAGCTCGATTATTAgcaaaaatgaataaattccCATCGACATTTAGGAAAACAAACGGATAAAGATTGTTTTCTATATTACGATCATTAGTTTCCACTAGAAATCGCAAACTATAAACATCTGGGGCGGCGCTTTTGGGATAAAACTCGTAGTTAAATTGCCTTCTTCCACCAATAATAATTTGCTTACCATCAGGCAATATGTGATTAGTAGCGTACCATCTTCTTGCCTTGAGTCCATCACCTAATTCTACCCAGTCACAGCTGCTGCATGGATCGAAAGTTCTGACCTTACGTTCACCATCATTGAATCCTCCAGTCTGGATCAGACTTCCGTCTGGCATGACAGCACCGGAGGAGCACCAAACA is a genomic window of Ricinus communis isolate WT05 ecotype wild-type chromosome 2, ASM1957865v1, whole genome shotgun sequence containing:
- the LOC8275827 gene encoding histone H3.3, with the protein product MARTKQTARKSTGGKAPRKQLATKAARKSAPTTGGVKKPHRYRPGTVALREIRKYQKSTELLIRKLPFQRLVREIAQDFKTDLRFQSHAVLALQEAAEAYLVGLFEDTNLCAIHAKRVTIMPKDIQLARRIRGERA
- the LOC8275826 gene encoding histone H3.3, which produces MARTKQTARKSTGGKAPRKQLATKAARKSAPTTGGVKKPHRYRPGTVALREIRKYQKSTELLIRKLPFQRLVREIAQDFKTDLRFQSHAVLALQEAAEAYLVGLFEDTNLCAIHAKRVTIMPKDIQLARRIRGERA
- the LOC8275825 gene encoding aldehyde oxidase GLOX, giving the protein MPSHSSNLLFLFLLLLLTTHQCHRVTEAAGGRWQLLQENIGITAMHMQLLNNDRVVIFDRTDFGLSNLSLPNGKCRKDPTELVLKTDCTAHSVEYDVLSNQIRALMVQTNVWCSSGAVMPDGSLIQTGGFNDGERKVRTFDPCSSCDWVELGDGLKARRWYATNHILPDGKQIIIGGRRQFNYEFYPKSAAPDVYSLRFLVETNDRNIENNLYPFVFLNVDGNLFIFANNRAIMFDYKVAKVVKTYPTIPGGDPRSYPSTGSAVMLPLKNLQAENIEAEVLVCGGAPKGSYTEAMKGNFVKALDTCGRMKITDANPQWTIETMPEARVMGDMIFLPNGNVIIVNGGGAGTAGWEYGRNPVLNPVLYKPDNAIGSRFESQNPSTIPRMYHSTAILLRDGRVLVGGSNPHINYNFSKDVFFPTELRLEAFSPAYLDTANNNLRPTIISPASKSRLGYAQKLAVRFKVTGRLTENTVSVTMVAPSFTTHSFSMNQRLLVLDNEKVTDVGTGTYDVQVTAPRSTNLAPPGFYLLFVVHEDIPSEGIWVQVR